The following coding sequences lie in one Homo sapiens chromosome 11 genomic scaffold, GRCh38.p14 alternate locus group ALT_REF_LOCI_1 HG151_NOVEL_TEST genomic window:
- the OR9G4 gene encoding olfactory receptor 9G4 isoform 1 (isoform 1 is encoded by transcript variant 2): protein MEVGNCTILTEFILLGFSADSQWQPILFGVFLMLYLITLSGNMTLVILIRTDSHLHTPMYFFIGNLSFLDFWYTSVYTPKILASCVSEDKRISLAGCGAQLFFSCVVAYTECYLLAAMAYDRHAAICNPLLYSGTMSTALCTGLVAGSYIGGFLNAIAHTANTFRLHFCGKNIIDHFFCDAPPLVKMSCTNTRVYEKVLLGVVGFTVLSSILAILISYVNILLAILRIHSASGRHKAFSTCASHLISVMLFYGSLLFMYSRPSSTYSLERDKVAALFYTVINPLLNPLIYSLRNKDIKEAFRKATQTIQPQT from the coding sequence ATGGAAGTGGGAAATTGCACCATCCTGACTGAATTCATCTTGTTGGGTTTCTCAGCAGATTCCCAGTGGCAGCCGATTCTATTTGGAGTGTTTCTGATGCTCTATTTGATAACCTTGTCAGGAAACATGACCTTGGTTATCTTAATCCGAACTGATTCCCACTTGCATACACCTATGTACTTTTTCATTGGCAATCTGTCTTTTTTGGATTTCTGGTATACCTCTGTGTATACCCCCAAAATCCTGGCCAGTTGTGTCTCAGAAGATAAGCGCATTTCCTTGGCTGGATGTGGGGCTCAGctgtttttttcctgtgttgTAGCCTACACTGAATGCTATCTCCTGGCAGCCATGGCATATGACCGCCATGCAGCAATTTGTAACCCATTGCTTTATTCAGGTACCATGTCCACCGCCCTCTGTACTGGGCTTGTTGCTGGCTCCTACATAGGAGGATTTTTGAATGCCATAGCCCATACTGCCAATACATTCCGCCTGCATTTTTGTGGTAAAAATATCATTGACCACTTTTTCTGTGATGCACCACCATTGGTAAAAATGTCCTGTACAAACACCAGGGTCTACGAAAAAGTCCTGCTTGGTGTGGTGGGCTTCACAGTACTCTCCAGCATTCTTGCTATCCTGATTTCCTATGTCAACATCCTCCTGGCTATCCTGAGAATCCACTCAGCTTCAGGAAGACACAAGGCATTCTCCACCTGTGCTTCCCACCTCATCTCAGTCATGCTCTTCTATGGATCATTGTTGTTTATGTATTCAAGGCCTAGTTCCACCTACTCCCTAGAGAGGGACAAAGTAGCTGCTCTGTTCTACACCGTGATCAACCCACTGCTCAACCCTCTCATCTATAGCCTGAGAAACAAAGATATCAAAGAGGCCTTCAGGAAAGCAACACAGACTATACAACCACAAACATGA